A genomic segment from Spongiibacter sp. IMCC21906 encodes:
- the rplD gene encoding 50S ribosomal protein L4: MELSIAKPGNGASVGTVQVSDVAFAREFNEDLVHQVVTAYLAGSRQGTRSQKTRSEVRGGGKKPWRQKGTGRARAGTIRSPIWRGGGVTFAAKPQDHDQKVNRKMYRAALRSILSELARQDRLVVVEELALEQPKTKLLVKALGEYGLSGALIVTEDVTGNLYLAARNLHGVDVRDVSGVDPVSLIGCEKVVVTVAALKKFEELLG; encoded by the coding sequence CCCGGTAACGGGGCGTCAGTTGGAACGGTTCAAGTTTCTGATGTCGCGTTTGCTCGTGAGTTTAACGAAGATCTGGTTCACCAGGTTGTAACTGCCTATTTGGCTGGTTCCCGTCAGGGTACGCGCAGTCAGAAAACCCGCTCAGAAGTGAGAGGTGGTGGTAAGAAGCCTTGGCGTCAAAAGGGTACTGGTCGTGCTCGTGCGGGTACAATTCGTAGCCCGATTTGGCGTGGTGGTGGTGTGACGTTTGCGGCTAAGCCGCAAGATCACGACCAGAAAGTAAATCGCAAGATGTACCGCGCTGCATTGCGCTCCATTTTGTCCGAGCTGGCTCGCCAAGATCGTTTGGTTGTGGTTGAAGAGCTCGCCCTGGAGCAGCCTAAGACTAAGTTGTTGGTCAAGGCTTTGGGTGAATACGGTCTGAGTGGTGCGTTGATTGTGACTGAAGACGTAACGGGCAATCTGTATTTGGCGGCACGCAATCTTCACGGTGTAGATGTTCGTGATGTGAGTGGTGTTGATCCGGTCAGCTTGATTGGTTGCGAAAAAGTGGTTGTTACAGTCGCGGCACTGAAGAAGTTTGAGGAGCTGTTGGGATGA